A single window of Chitinophaga sp. XS-30 DNA harbors:
- a CDS encoding VOC family protein, whose translation METKQTGLIPYLHFEGNCEEALNYYAGILGGTVEIRSRYDNPAMNAPEAYREKVLHGRLHFSGLSIYTSDVFPGQKAQGSSGDVALSLTFPDEQTAQQVFDQLAKGGKTRRTFRKTVLGRMAW comes from the coding sequence ATGGAAACAAAACAAACCGGACTGATCCCCTATCTGCATTTCGAAGGTAATTGCGAGGAAGCGCTGAATTATTATGCCGGTATCCTCGGCGGTACTGTCGAGATCCGGAGCCGTTATGACAATCCGGCCATGAATGCACCGGAGGCCTACCGTGAAAAGGTATTGCACGGGCGGCTGCATTTCAGTGGTCTGTCCATTTACACCAGCGATGTATTCCCCGGGCAGAAGGCGCAAGGGTCCAGCGGAGATGTTGCGCTGTCCCTGACTTTCCCGGACGAGCAAACCGCCCAACAGGTATTTGATCAGCTGGCGAAGGGAGGAAAAACAAGGCGTACCTTTCGCAAAACAGTTCTGGGGAGAATGGCATGGTAA
- a CDS encoding GNAT family N-acetyltransferase, translating to MNDTPVFSHAEPVLAVHDIPETIRYWQQILRFPSQWSWGDPPNIGGVSWQNAYIQFLCDPALAAASKGNNVWIRLQHIDALYHLHQEHKAEIVTPLEVHSYGMAQYTVREINGYYIHFAAPAVKRKKSENSLPSSVRITGRTPSVREYLDLLHSLGNTPLLTEEMAAKRLAAAVHGAIAEDTENGKTIGCALLLGDHASYYYVKDVMVHPDWQGRRVGTAIMQELNRWLDYEGADKALVSLITGETLEPFYLQSGFTKAFSMYRYINRREKKH from the coding sequence ATGAACGACACCCCTGTCTTCTCCCACGCAGAACCTGTTCTCGCTGTGCACGACATACCTGAAACCATCCGGTACTGGCAGCAGATACTTCGCTTTCCTTCGCAATGGAGCTGGGGCGATCCGCCCAACATCGGCGGTGTTTCCTGGCAAAATGCGTACATCCAGTTCCTGTGCGACCCTGCGCTAGCGGCGGCATCAAAAGGCAATAACGTCTGGATACGGCTTCAGCACATCGATGCATTGTACCACCTGCACCAGGAGCACAAGGCTGAGATCGTTACGCCGCTGGAAGTGCATTCCTACGGCATGGCGCAGTACACGGTCCGGGAGATCAACGGATATTATATCCATTTTGCAGCGCCTGCCGTGAAGCGGAAAAAAAGTGAAAACTCACTGCCTTCTTCGGTACGCATCACCGGAAGAACTCCTTCCGTACGGGAATACCTCGATCTTTTGCATAGCCTGGGCAACACGCCGTTGCTGACGGAAGAGATGGCAGCAAAACGCCTTGCCGCGGCCGTGCATGGTGCCATAGCGGAAGATACCGAAAACGGAAAAACGATCGGCTGCGCCCTGCTCCTCGGAGACCATGCCAGCTACTATTATGTGAAAGATGTAATGGTGCACCCCGACTGGCAGGGCAGGCGCGTGGGAACAGCGATCATGCAGGAATTGAATCGCTGGCTGGACTATGAAGGAGCGGACAAGGCCCTTGTATCGCTGATCACAGGGGAAACACTGGAGCCCTTTTACCTGCAATCAGGCTTCACGAAAGCATTCAGCATGTACCGGTATATCAACCGCCGTGAAAAAAAACATTAG
- a CDS encoding ATP-binding protein has translation MVSQSIRATLQQIFKTGTLQLPDKEEARRVKVVNIVSFATGILVTVYGIAFYLLLHSLYILIPAVLVFCPAFFAMIWLNSKRRYNASRIGIHAIFIAIILYYGSILGRVTEVQLLAVFLMSVALLIWRPEEKLPRFICVAMPIVCLVMLEFIYYFGLVEALPLSEVTQNIYRWMVMPVVLYLNYLAISLYQGNIMELLRTLRSRNLSLTKSRNENEKQRRQLEEYSQHLEKLVEQRTAELVKASTAKTAFISELSHEIRTPLNAIIGISEMLSNILSKSEADLQTRQMARSMNASSRNILETLNHVLDLAKIEAGKSDEVKPETFSLRDHLRNTVGIFQSVASSRSVVLHLEIDQRFPDLIVTDRVMLTQIINNVLSNSIKFTPAEKNIRLRCFHNGQNMFIQVCDEGVGMSEQQLESIFLPFEQASREVYREFGGSGLGLAIAKRKVEALGGSIQVSSLKGEGTHFLISLPLTVSTDSDCQHKEALEPLPEETKVVVMDDSDVDHMILRHFLHRIGIVHIGVAKNGLEGLALVRSMRPDVVLMDLHMPVMGGREVFGLLRSDEQLRHIPVVAVSSDAFSEQEQEYMQMGLDGYLRKPVEARILHGVLKRLLLYDTKHLNAAIQEVNGGTLA, from the coding sequence ATGGTATCCCAAAGCATTCGCGCAACATTACAGCAGATTTTCAAAACAGGTACACTGCAGCTCCCGGACAAAGAAGAGGCCAGGAGGGTGAAAGTGGTGAACATTGTCAGCTTTGCTACAGGCATACTGGTGACAGTTTATGGCATAGCTTTTTATCTTTTGCTGCATTCGCTATACATTCTTATACCCGCGGTGCTGGTCTTTTGCCCAGCTTTTTTTGCGATGATATGGCTGAACAGCAAGCGGCGCTACAATGCGTCGCGCATCGGCATCCATGCTATATTCATTGCCATTATCCTCTATTACGGCAGTATTCTCGGCCGGGTTACGGAAGTGCAGCTGCTGGCGGTTTTCCTGATGAGTGTAGCCCTGCTGATCTGGCGGCCGGAGGAGAAGCTGCCGCGTTTCATCTGTGTGGCCATGCCTATCGTATGCCTGGTAATGCTGGAGTTCATTTATTATTTCGGGCTGGTAGAAGCGCTGCCGCTTTCCGAGGTCACACAGAACATTTACCGCTGGATGGTGATGCCCGTTGTATTGTACCTGAATTATCTGGCCATCAGCCTTTACCAGGGGAACATTATGGAATTGCTGCGCACCCTCCGCAGCAGGAATCTATCCCTCACCAAAAGCCGGAACGAGAATGAAAAGCAGCGCAGGCAGCTGGAAGAGTACAGCCAGCATCTGGAAAAGCTGGTAGAGCAGCGTACAGCCGAACTGGTTAAAGCCAGTACCGCGAAGACAGCGTTTATCAGTGAGCTGAGCCACGAGATCCGCACCCCGCTCAATGCTATTATCGGGATCAGCGAAATGCTGAGCAACATACTCAGCAAGTCGGAAGCAGACCTGCAAACGAGGCAGATGGCGCGGAGTATGAACGCCTCCAGCCGCAATATCCTGGAAACCCTGAACCATGTGCTGGATCTGGCGAAAATAGAAGCCGGCAAAAGTGACGAGGTTAAGCCCGAAACATTTTCCCTCAGGGATCATTTGCGGAATACCGTAGGGATCTTCCAGAGTGTTGCCAGTTCAAGGTCCGTAGTATTGCACCTGGAGATCGATCAGCGTTTCCCTGATCTTATTGTGACGGACAGGGTCATGCTCACCCAGATCATCAACAACGTGCTTTCCAATTCCATCAAATTCACTCCTGCCGAAAAGAACATCCGCCTGCGATGTTTCCATAACGGCCAGAATATGTTCATCCAGGTATGTGATGAAGGCGTGGGAATGTCTGAACAGCAGCTGGAATCCATTTTCCTGCCTTTTGAGCAGGCCAGCCGGGAGGTGTACCGGGAATTCGGCGGCAGCGGGCTTGGCCTGGCCATTGCGAAACGCAAGGTGGAGGCGCTCGGTGGTTCCATCCAGGTAAGCAGCCTGAAAGGGGAAGGCACTCATTTCCTGATCTCGTTGCCACTGACCGTCAGTACAGACAGCGATTGCCAACACAAGGAAGCCCTGGAGCCGCTGCCCGAAGAGACCAAAGTGGTAGTGATGGACGACAGTGATGTGGACCATATGATCCTCAGGCATTTTCTGCACCGTATCGGCATCGTGCATATCGGTGTTGCCAAAAACGGCCTGGAAGGCCTCGCGCTTGTGCGCAGCATGAGGCCGGACGTGGTGCTGATGGACCTGCACATGCCGGTTATGGGTGGCCGCGAGGTGTTCGGTCTCCTCCGCAGTGATGAGCAGCTCCGCCATATTCCTGTGGTAGCGGTATCTTCCGATGCTTTCAGTGAGCAGGAACAGGAGTATATGCAGATGGGATTGGACGGTTATCTGCGCAAGCCTGTAGAAGCAAGGATATTGCATGGCGTTTTGAAACGCCTGCTGTTATATGATACCAAACACCTGAACGCGGCCATACAGGAAGTTAACGGCGGTACGCTGGCCTGA
- a CDS encoding YCF48-related protein produces MKHIITFYILFHALAVQAQTYRIKALVSAPVSSIRGLSVVNDSVIWISGTEGKVGKSTDGGKHWEWFTVPGCDSCDFRDIEAFSGDRAVIMGIAEPARIYLTNDGGRSWKQVYFNDTRGIFLDGMDFLDHQKGVIIGDAIDGIFTILGTNDGGETWQSLKGPAAREGEASFAASGTTIRMLGRKSFAICSGGSASRFFRYDGHSWKVSPIPAAQGAPSRGIFSFAFRNGKQGVAVGGDYLVMDAREGNCLLTNDGGRSWKAPATPPRGYRSAVEYLDGNRVLCTGPTGTDMSADGGLTWAPVSNEGFHAARKAKNGSRVFLAGSKGRIAVLETAE; encoded by the coding sequence ATGAAACACATTATAACCTTTTATATCCTGTTCCATGCCCTGGCCGTACAGGCCCAAACTTACCGGATAAAAGCGCTGGTGTCCGCCCCGGTATCCAGCATCCGGGGGCTGAGCGTGGTGAATGATTCCGTGATATGGATCTCCGGCACGGAGGGTAAAGTGGGCAAAAGCACGGACGGGGGGAAACATTGGGAATGGTTCACCGTTCCGGGTTGCGACAGCTGCGATTTCCGGGATATAGAGGCTTTCAGCGGAGACAGGGCGGTGATCATGGGCATTGCCGAACCGGCCAGGATATACCTGACAAATGATGGCGGGCGCAGCTGGAAACAGGTATATTTTAACGATACCAGGGGGATTTTTCTGGACGGGATGGATTTCCTGGATCACCAAAAAGGGGTAATCATCGGGGACGCGATCGATGGTATTTTCACCATTCTGGGAACGAATGACGGCGGGGAAACCTGGCAGTCCCTCAAAGGGCCTGCCGCCCGGGAAGGGGAAGCCAGTTTTGCCGCCAGCGGCACCACCATCAGGATGCTCGGCAGGAAGTCCTTTGCCATTTGCAGCGGCGGCAGCGCCAGCCGTTTCTTCCGGTACGATGGCCACTCCTGGAAGGTCTCTCCCATTCCCGCAGCACAGGGCGCGCCCTCCAGGGGGATATTCTCTTTCGCCTTCCGGAACGGGAAACAGGGCGTTGCCGTAGGGGGTGACTACCTGGTGATGGATGCCAGGGAAGGGAACTGCCTGCTGACCAATGACGGCGGCCGCAGCTGGAAAGCCCCGGCCACCCCGCCCCGGGGTTACCGCAGCGCCGTGGAATACCTGGATGGCAACAGGGTGCTTTGCACCGGGCCAACGGGTACCGATATGTCTGCCGACGGCGGCCTCACCTGGGCGCCGGTAAGCAATGAGGGATTCCATGCCGCCAGGAAAGCGAAAAATGGCAGCAGGGTATTCCTCGCCGGCAGCAAAGGCCGCATCGCCGTGCTGGAAACCGCGGAATAG
- a CDS encoding helix-turn-helix domain-containing protein: MIYREFKPHPLLAPYIECYWKADADKPPFRDTESLIPDGTIELMFNFGDDYAQIKNGAKETVKGSHIIGIRKQALQISQTSRQHIFSIRFRPGGSYPFFHIPAHLFANGFWGIGELAGRDYRELEERLYEAKADHERVTITDRFLLSRLHQENDDYDFAVRSSRWLLQNPESSIAEACRLFGTHYKQLERKFSQVIGVTPTELLKIQRFNRAILTMYSCQYRSLTDVAYACGYYDQSHFIREFRQLSGLSPRQFLKEQFTIVQVIQPVLAERLSKSYNL, encoded by the coding sequence ATGATCTACAGGGAATTCAAACCACATCCGCTACTGGCGCCCTACATTGAATGTTACTGGAAAGCCGATGCCGACAAACCGCCTTTCCGTGATACGGAATCGCTTATCCCTGACGGCACTATCGAGCTGATGTTCAATTTCGGAGACGACTACGCACAGATAAAGAACGGCGCAAAAGAAACGGTGAAAGGCTCCCATATCATCGGTATCCGCAAGCAGGCGCTGCAGATATCGCAAACCAGCCGGCAGCATATATTCTCCATCCGCTTCCGCCCCGGAGGCTCCTACCCTTTCTTTCATATTCCCGCACACCTTTTTGCCAACGGCTTCTGGGGCATTGGCGAGCTGGCCGGCAGGGACTACCGGGAACTGGAAGAACGGCTGTACGAAGCGAAAGCCGATCATGAACGGGTAACTATCACGGACCGGTTCCTCCTCTCCCGCCTGCATCAGGAAAATGATGATTACGACTTTGCCGTCCGCTCCTCCAGATGGCTGCTGCAAAACCCTGAATCCTCCATTGCCGAAGCCTGCAGGCTCTTTGGCACGCACTACAAGCAACTGGAGCGGAAATTCAGCCAGGTGATCGGTGTTACGCCCACTGAGCTGCTGAAGATCCAACGGTTCAACCGGGCTATCCTCACCATGTACAGCTGCCAGTACCGCTCTCTCACCGATGTGGCGTACGCCTGCGGCTATTATGACCAATCCCATTTCATCCGCGAGTTCCGGCAGCTGTCGGGACTTTCTCCCCGGCAGTTCCTGAAAGAACAGTTCACTATCGTGCAGGTGATACAACCTGTGCTGGCAGAGCGGCTGTCGAAATCGTACAATTTATAA
- a CDS encoding triple tyrosine motif-containing protein — translation MGSFKQTGLFLILWSLAIVSSVSAQERSYNFDAYDVDKGLSQSSIYSLIQDEEGFLWISTFDGVNRFDGYVFNEYRQIPSPNRSDSKPVERILYSSASQQGRAVVKSFGLHGGRDYEFYKDSRKQLLVVHNTGISLYGQYKNSFRHVFQDTTYVNEEERDFVQKFHVLGEDEATQTLWLWRPMKGLYILDNITYELKKIILYPPDFEKRRLRPATVVKQGDHIWMAFEREQLVKMDIHTTRLTTYCLPTLGKNPVIKLLGPDSLLLASEGHISIFDIKKNSYTDLPVELYNDQHENFQPSVIELDHKGNAWIGGNNGVVVYSLRNHEIVNHIVSFNTFENNSFNRVISLYRDAADNMWVGTDGDGLKKYSPNKKVFSLYRSPRITHNIVKAVYKHDDGRLYVGLWQDGLDIYEKGGRFLKKITNVESPGLFPNNDLHSICRENYESLWFHFKDGGIGLFNVQTERFRDLTAKMKALGLPEQDDEYPFVSKRPNGEVYFNYGEYLLMFSDADKGYKADIVRHFPGENLTCFYEDFWGNQYVGTKAGLYGRAAESSSWEKIPLPPKDVEVKSINKNAHKQLLVATTKGLLILNEKYEVVRHYNSYDYTGMVNDYVYAVLLDDKDDIWVSHNKGITQIKQNSDNLVTYNFEDGLQSNEFNTGAYFKSMDGELFFGGIRGVTGFYPRNFMNNPYTPKVVIKRLEVLDKPYQSDTAISLLHKVELPYNQNTIAIEYVPLEFTNPLKNKVQYMLDGVDEDWLQAGSQTLARYTNLPPGHYIFKVKACNNDEVWNTVPVTLEIVIKIPFWQSLWFRFLLLLLVLGIAYYFSALYLDYKIRNEKLKLEKEQAVDQERARISSDMHDDLGSGLSTIRLLSEIAKRKIKDTGQTKEIERISEAAGELVDKMSEIIWAMNSSNDSLANLIAYMRSFAADFLEHARIQHHFIIPENIPNVKLSGGTRRHIYLAVKESLHNVMKHSQATEVTIEVKVFRNMTIMIKDNGKGFDPEKVRLFGNGLKNIEKRMQQVGGQVDIISQNGTTVFLDIPLN, via the coding sequence ATGGGTTCATTCAAACAGACAGGCCTGTTTTTAATCCTATGGTCACTCGCCATTGTCAGTTCTGTTTCCGCACAGGAGCGGAGTTATAATTTCGATGCCTATGATGTGGACAAAGGGCTTTCCCAGAGTAGCATATACAGTCTGATACAGGACGAAGAAGGATTTTTATGGATATCCACCTTCGACGGTGTCAATCGTTTTGACGGTTATGTGTTCAACGAATACCGGCAGATCCCCAGTCCCAACAGATCCGATTCCAAACCCGTAGAGCGCATTTTGTACAGTTCCGCTTCCCAGCAGGGCCGCGCGGTGGTCAAAAGCTTCGGCCTGCATGGCGGCCGGGATTACGAATTTTATAAGGACAGCCGCAAGCAGTTGCTCGTGGTCCACAATACCGGCATCAGCCTGTATGGCCAATACAAGAACTCTTTTCGCCATGTTTTTCAGGACACCACCTATGTAAACGAGGAGGAGCGGGATTTCGTGCAGAAATTCCACGTCCTCGGGGAAGATGAGGCCACGCAGACCCTCTGGCTGTGGCGGCCGATGAAAGGATTGTATATTCTCGACAATATCACCTACGAGCTGAAAAAGATCATCCTCTATCCGCCTGATTTCGAAAAGCGCAGGCTCCGGCCGGCAACAGTCGTAAAACAGGGCGATCACATCTGGATGGCTTTCGAGCGGGAGCAATTGGTGAAGATGGATATTCACACCACGCGGCTGACAACCTATTGCCTGCCTACGCTCGGAAAGAATCCCGTCATAAAGCTGCTGGGCCCGGATTCCCTGCTGCTGGCCAGTGAAGGGCATATCAGCATCTTCGATATAAAGAAGAACAGTTATACGGACCTGCCGGTTGAGTTGTATAACGACCAGCACGAAAACTTCCAGCCATCCGTGATAGAACTGGATCATAAAGGGAATGCCTGGATCGGCGGGAATAACGGCGTTGTCGTGTACAGCCTGCGCAATCACGAGATCGTCAATCACATTGTCAGCTTCAATACTTTCGAGAACAATTCTTTCAACCGCGTGATCTCCCTCTACCGCGATGCCGCCGATAACATGTGGGTGGGTACGGACGGGGACGGGCTGAAGAAGTACTCACCCAATAAAAAAGTATTCTCGCTGTACCGTTCGCCGCGCATCACGCACAACATCGTGAAAGCCGTGTACAAGCATGATGACGGCCGTTTGTACGTAGGGCTCTGGCAGGACGGGCTGGATATCTATGAAAAGGGAGGGCGTTTCCTGAAAAAGATCACCAATGTGGAATCTCCCGGCCTTTTTCCCAACAACGACCTGCACAGCATCTGCCGGGAAAATTATGAATCCCTCTGGTTCCACTTCAAGGATGGCGGCATTGGATTGTTCAACGTACAGACCGAGCGCTTCCGGGACCTTACGGCCAAAATGAAGGCGCTGGGCCTGCCGGAGCAGGATGACGAATATCCCTTTGTCAGCAAAAGACCCAATGGCGAGGTGTATTTTAATTACGGGGAATACCTGCTGATGTTCTCTGATGCGGACAAAGGGTATAAAGCCGATATCGTCCGGCATTTCCCGGGAGAGAACCTCACCTGTTTCTATGAGGATTTCTGGGGCAACCAGTATGTGGGAACGAAAGCCGGTTTGTATGGCCGCGCCGCAGAAAGCAGCAGCTGGGAGAAGATCCCGCTGCCGCCTAAAGATGTGGAAGTGAAATCCATCAACAAGAACGCGCACAAACAACTGCTGGTAGCCACTACCAAAGGCCTGCTGATACTGAATGAAAAATACGAAGTGGTCAGGCACTACAACAGTTACGACTATACGGGCATGGTCAATGACTATGTATATGCGGTGCTGCTGGATGATAAAGATGATATCTGGGTAAGTCATAACAAAGGCATTACCCAGATCAAGCAGAATTCGGATAACCTGGTCACCTATAATTTCGAGGATGGCCTGCAATCCAATGAATTCAATACCGGCGCCTATTTCAAGTCGATGGACGGAGAATTGTTCTTTGGGGGGATAAGAGGCGTCACCGGGTTTTATCCCCGCAACTTCATGAACAACCCTTATACGCCGAAGGTGGTCATCAAACGGCTGGAGGTGCTGGACAAACCATATCAGTCGGACACCGCCATATCGCTGCTGCATAAAGTGGAGCTGCCGTACAATCAGAATACCATTGCGATAGAATATGTACCGCTGGAGTTCACCAATCCGCTCAAGAACAAGGTGCAGTACATGCTGGATGGTGTGGATGAGGACTGGCTGCAGGCCGGTAGCCAGACGCTCGCCCGTTACACGAACCTTCCCCCCGGTCATTATATCTTCAAGGTCAAGGCATGTAATAATGATGAAGTGTGGAATACCGTTCCCGTAACACTGGAGATCGTCATCAAAATACCCTTCTGGCAATCGTTATGGTTCCGGTTCCTGTTGTTGCTGCTGGTACTGGGTATTGCGTATTATTTTTCCGCGCTTTACCTGGATTACAAGATCCGCAATGAAAAGCTCAAGCTGGAAAAGGAGCAGGCGGTAGACCAGGAACGGGCGCGGATATCCAGCGATATGCACGACGATCTGGGGTCAGGGCTATCCACCATCAGGTTGCTGAGCGAGATCGCCAAACGGAAGATCAAGGATACCGGGCAGACGAAAGAGATAGAAAGGATATCGGAAGCAGCGGGAGAGCTGGTGGACAAGATGAGCGAGATCATCTGGGCAATGAACTCCTCCAACGATTCACTGGCTAACCTGATCGCCTATATGCGCAGCTTTGCGGCGGATTTTCTGGAGCATGCCCGCATACAGCATCATTTCATCATACCCGAGAACATTCCCAATGTAAAGCTCAGCGGCGGCACAAGACGGCACATTTATCTCGCCGTAAAGGAATCCCTGCATAACGTGATGAAACATTCCCAGGCCACCGAGGTCACCATTGAAGTAAAAGTATTCCGGAACATGACCATCATGATCAAAGATAATGGCAAGGGTTTTGATCCTGAAAAGGTACGCCTGTTCGGCAACGGGCTGAAGAATATCGAGAAAAGAATGCAGCAGGTCGGAGGCCAGGTAGACATCATCTCCCAAAATGGTACGACAGTTTTCCTAGATATCCCGTTAAATTGA
- a CDS encoding glycoside hydrolase family 31 protein, translated as MQVATTSGKYSVKYYPDNIQSWKKEGNYFYFYTSTTVLELRVISDKIVRFRYAADGQFQRDFSYAVSEKLEESPEFFDIREWADTFEIITTVIRVFVARENLRITITDIDGRIINQDETGFHWQYYLQKGGKIVYCTKLIQDGESFYGLGDKPTELNLRGKRMENYGTDSYGYTKDTDPLYRNIPFYYGLHNGIGYGIFFDNTFRTLFDFGHERDDVSSFWARGGEMNYYFIYGPALLQVAESYARITGTAELPPLWALGYHQCRWSYFPDTKVKEIAQTFRDRKIPCDALYLDIDYMEGFRCFTWSKDSFPDPKGLLKSLSDDGFKTVVIIDPGIKVDPDYPVYQEITQKGFACKRADGAYMEGDVWPGKCVFPDFTDPKVREWWSGLFQDLTATGVRGVWNDMNEPAVFELGTFPEDVRHDYDGENVSHRKAHNVYGHLMSKATAAGLKKHLMPQRPFVITRSAYSGTQRWSSVWTGDNIASWEHLWLASVQCQRLSVSGLSFAGSDIGGFIGEPDGELYTRWIQLGAFHPLMRTHSASNETGFNQEPWSFGPEFEAVVKAFIQLRYRLLPYIYTTFWQYAAYGTPMLRPLAFVAQQDEHTHDLNHEFMMGDSLLISHVSEAGMKEKEVYLPEGTWYYYFSDKLYTGGQTVTIPTPLSEMPLFVKGGAVVPQYPDMQYVGEFRIMEMIQQVYFAEGTTHSILYEDAGDHYAYKTGQYNLVRFKQSSEPQLFRLKKKFVGKYNADYTHHRIRVHGLPFQPKEYVLDGVVMPLKPEDTVNGVVELLLLRKFEELVIR; from the coding sequence ATGCAAGTGGCAACAACATCGGGTAAGTACTCGGTAAAATACTACCCGGATAATATTCAATCGTGGAAAAAGGAAGGGAACTATTTTTATTTCTATACCTCTACCACCGTCCTGGAGCTCAGGGTCATTTCTGACAAGATCGTCCGTTTCCGTTATGCGGCGGACGGGCAATTCCAGCGGGACTTTTCATACGCGGTCAGTGAGAAACTGGAAGAATCTCCCGAATTCTTCGATATCCGCGAATGGGCGGACACTTTCGAGATCATTACCACCGTCATCCGGGTATTCGTAGCCCGGGAAAACCTGCGGATCACCATCACGGATATAGACGGGCGCATCATCAATCAGGATGAAACCGGCTTTCACTGGCAGTACTATCTGCAAAAAGGCGGCAAGATCGTCTACTGCACCAAACTGATACAGGATGGTGAATCCTTTTACGGACTGGGTGACAAGCCTACGGAACTGAACCTCCGCGGCAAACGCATGGAGAATTACGGCACGGATTCTTACGGTTATACCAAAGATACAGACCCGCTTTACCGCAACATCCCCTTTTATTACGGCCTTCACAACGGCATCGGTTACGGTATCTTCTTCGATAATACCTTCCGTACCCTTTTTGATTTCGGGCATGAGCGGGATGATGTGTCCAGCTTCTGGGCGCGAGGCGGGGAAATGAACTATTATTTCATTTACGGCCCGGCATTATTGCAGGTAGCGGAATCATATGCCCGCATTACCGGCACAGCAGAGCTGCCGCCCCTCTGGGCACTGGGTTATCACCAATGCCGCTGGAGCTATTTCCCGGATACGAAGGTCAAAGAGATCGCGCAAACCTTCCGGGACCGCAAGATCCCCTGCGATGCGCTTTATCTCGATATCGATTATATGGAAGGCTTTCGCTGCTTCACCTGGAGCAAAGACAGCTTCCCCGATCCCAAAGGCCTGCTGAAAAGCTTGTCGGACGATGGATTCAAAACCGTGGTGATCATCGACCCGGGCATCAAGGTAGACCCGGATTACCCGGTCTACCAGGAGATCACGCAGAAAGGCTTTGCCTGCAAGCGGGCGGACGGCGCCTATATGGAAGGCGATGTATGGCCGGGGAAATGCGTATTCCCGGATTTCACCGACCCCAAAGTACGGGAATGGTGGAGCGGGCTTTTCCAGGACCTGACCGCAACAGGCGTCCGTGGTGTATGGAACGATATGAACGAACCTGCCGTATTCGAGCTCGGTACTTTTCCCGAAGATGTGCGGCACGACTATGATGGCGAGAACGTCAGCCACCGCAAGGCGCATAACGTGTACGGCCATCTCATGAGCAAAGCCACCGCAGCGGGTTTGAAGAAACACCTCATGCCGCAGCGGCCCTTCGTGATCACCCGTTCCGCCTATTCCGGCACCCAGCGCTGGAGCTCTGTATGGACCGGCGACAACATCGCATCCTGGGAACATCTCTGGCTGGCTTCCGTACAATGCCAGCGCCTTTCCGTTTCCGGCCTCTCCTTTGCCGGCAGCGATATTGGCGGGTTCATCGGCGAACCGGATGGCGAACTGTACACCCGCTGGATACAACTCGGCGCGTTCCATCCGCTGATGCGCACCCACTCCGCCAGCAATGAAACCGGCTTCAACCAGGAGCCGTGGAGCTTCGGCCCTGAATTCGAGGCCGTGGTGAAAGCATTCATACAGCTGCGCTACCGCCTGCTGCCCTACATCTACACCACCTTCTGGCAATATGCCGCTTACGGCACTCCCATGCTTCGTCCGTTGGCTTTCGTAGCCCAGCAGGATGAACATACGCATGACCTCAACCACGAGTTCATGATGGGTGACAGCCTGCTCATCAGCCACGTCAGCGAAGCCGGCATGAAAGAAAAAGAAGTGTACCTGCCCGAAGGCACCTGGTATTACTATTTTTCCGATAAACTATACACCGGCGGGCAAACGGTGACCATCCCCACGCCCCTTTCCGAAATGCCGTTGTTCGTAAAAGGCGGGGCCGTAGTACCGCAGTATCCTGACATGCAGTACGTCGGCGAATTCAGGATCATGGAAATGATCCAGCAGGTATATTTCGCCGAAGGCACCACCCACAGCATCCTCTACGAAGATGCAGGCGACCATTACGCTTACAAGACCGGCCAATACAACCTCGTGCGCTTCAAACAAAGCTCGGAACCACAATTATTCCGGCTGAAGAAAAAGTTCGTGGGCAAGTACAATGCAGATTATACCCATCACCGCATTCGTGTGCACGGCCTGCCCTTCCAGCCGAAAGAGTATGTGCTGGACGGCGTGGTAATGCCGCTGAAACCGGAAGATACCGTGAATGGCGTGGTGGAACTGCTGCTGTTAAGGAAATTTGAGGAATTGGTGATACGGTAA